AGAAGAGAAACACGCGAAAACCGCAACTCCAAGCGCAATTTTGGGCCATTGCAAAATCGTGGATCCCGGCAAAAGATGCCCGTAATTTCAACCAAGCCATGATGGAATTGGGGGCCCTTGTGTGCACGCCCAAGAGTCCGGATTGTAAAAATTGTCCGCTGAAAAAACAATGTCACGCTTATGCGTTAGACCTCGCTGAATCCCTTCCGAATCGCGGAAAATCTCAAAAAAAAGTAGAGATCAAAGTCGTTGCCGCCATTCTTGTTAAAAAAACCATTCGCGCTTCGTCATTAATTTTTATCCAAAAACGCCCTCAACAAGGCTTAATGGGAGGTTTATGGGAATTTCCGGGCGGCAAAGTAAAACCTAAAGAATCCCTCAAGGACGCCCTTTGTCGTGAAATCCGCGAAGAGCTCGGCATCGAAATTTCAAACCTGCGTCCTTTTCTCAACATCAAGCACTCTTACACCAAATACAACGTCGATTTTCACACTTTTTTAGTCGACTGCACGGGGGAAAAAATAAAACAAAAAGAAGAGATCGATCACGCCTGGGTTCCGATTGAAAAGCTCTCCAAGCTTCCTTTCCCGGCCGCAAACGTAAAAGTGATTAAAGCGTTGGTCAAAGGTAAAATCGAAACAATTAGCCACAGAGTCAATTCCATTTGTTGTAAAAATTTTCGACAGAAATAAGTGACAAAATAAAAAATAAAAAAATATTCAGATTTAAAAAGGATTTTTCCATTAGTTGTTATTTTTGACAGCATTTTTTAGCCCTTAAAAAGGTCCTTGCGTTACATGCCGTCATTTGTTTAACGTGAACGCGTTGATTCCAATCCTTAACCCTTTTATCCATGGTAAAACTCTCCGCCGATCAATTGAAGATTTCAAAAGAGACGAGCCAAGAAAAGTCTCAAAAGCGCGATTTTCCGTTCCTTTCCGTGGGACAAGAACATTTATTGAATTTGAGTTATTTTGAATTGGAACAAAAAAATTTCGAAGTGAGAGCTTTAAGATTGGAAGGAAAAACCAGCGAAGACGTTCGTGAAGAATTTATGAGTTATCTTGAGAAAGAAAAAGGGATCAAAGCGGTGACCGTATTTTTCAGCGATCTTGAAGGACGATTCCACGCGTTGGATTACAATAAAAAATTCTTACTCAATGCGGAAGACAATCTCACATTTGACGGATCCTCCATCCACGGTTTTACCATTCAAAAAGAATCCGATCTTCGTCTAACCATAGATTGGACCACGTTTCGTTGGGCGCCGGCCGATCTTTTTGGCCCGGGAAAAGTGTTGGTATTTGCCAATGTGATGGACAAAGACGGGACTCGCTATGAAGGGGATTTTAGAGGGAAACTGGATACCTATTGTTCCAAGCTTCGCACCGAACAGGGGATCACGGTGAATGTGGCCACGGAAGTCGAAGGATTTTTATTCAAAGGACTGAAAGCGGAACAAACGTATGAAGAGCAAACGCGCTTTGAATTGGCCACCATGAGCGGTTATTTCAATTCTTTGCCGCAGGAAAATTTACATTTATTCATCGATAAATTGGCGGAAGTGCAACGCGTGCTCGCGTTTGACAATGAAAAGGATCATCCCGAAGTTGCGCCTTCCCAGTTTGAATTGAATTTTCGTTATGCCCCGGCCTTGGATGCCGCGGATGAGGTTCAGCTTTACAAATTATTAGCGCGCCAAGTCGCCAATTCCATGGGGTGCACCGCCAGTTTCCTTCCAAAACCCGTGGCCGGAGTCAACGGGAGTGGCATGCACACCAATATTTCATTGTCTCAAAACGGAAAAAATATTTTTTACGATGCCAAGGGTAAAGAAAAACTTTCCGAAACCGCACATCGCTTCATCACCGGGATTTTGTATTATGCGAACGATCTTTGTTTGGTGATTGCTCCGAGCGTGAATGCGTATCGTCGTTTGGACCCGCATTATGAAGCTCCGAATGAAATCAAAGTTTCTCCCACGGATCGCGGATCTATGATTCGTATCCCGATCGGCAATGAAAAAAGCGCCCGTATCGAGGTTCGAACCGTGGCTCCGGACGTAAATCCTTATCTCACGGTTTACGCCTTACTCAAGGCCGGCATGGCCGCGGTTCATGCCACGCCAAAAGAACTAAAGACCATGGAAGCCGAAGTTTACGAAGGAGACGTGAAAAAACTCCCCGGGGAAATTTACACCGCAATGGCCAATTTTATGGGAAGCGATTTCATGAAAGAAATGATGGGAAGCACGAATCATTCCAAATATCTCTCATTAAAGGAAGCCGTGGCGGATCGCAGTCCCAGACAACTCGGAAGGCACATCAAAAGCGGAGAAATTTTGTATCACCATGAAGTCACGAATCAATACTTGTGGAAACAGTTTTGATCTATGAATTTTAAAGAAATTTTCATCGCTCTCGGGCTCAACGAAAAAGAAGCCAAAGTGTATTTGGCCACACTCGAATTGGGCCCGTCTGCAACCTCGGACATCGCGCTTCGCGCCAAATTGAATCGGGTCACCACGTACACCATCCTCGAAAAGTTGGTGCAAAAAGGTTTTATTCACACCCTCCTGCAAGAAAAAGTGCGTTGTTTTTCCGCGGTGGACCCGGATACGTTGAGAGATTTATATCGCGAACGATACAATAATTTAAAACAGGCGCTTCCGGATTTGCGCCGACTCCACGGCAAAACCATGCACCCGCGGGTTCGTTATTACGAGGGGCTCGAGGGGATCAAACGTATTTACGCAGACACACTCACTTCAAAAACCGAAATTTTAAATTATGCAGACTCAAAAGGAATTCGTCAGTTTTGGCCCAATTACGACGAAGAATATGTGAAAGAACGTGTTCGTAAAAAAATTTATTTACGCGGCATTGCGCCGGACGATGAGTACGGGTGCGCAGTGGCGGCTGAAAACAAGAAAAAGCATCGTGAAATCCGCCTCGTTCCTCGAAATCAGATTGAATTCGCCAATGAAATCAACATTTACGACGATAAAGTTTCCATCATTTCCTTCAGCAAAGACGAACTCATCGGCATGATCATTGAGAGCAAAGAAATCGCCAACACCCAACGCGCCATTTTTAAGATGGCGTGGGCGTTTGCAAAAGCCCGTTCTTCAAAATCTTAAGTTAATCCACTTCCTTCAAATAGCACGCCTCGCAAAACACAATTTCCGGACGTTTGGGGTCATAACTACTGGCTGTGGGTTGTCCGCATTTTTGGCACGGACGCGTCCATTGTTGGCGCGGGTTGCGCAACTCCATGCGATCCAAATAGCGTTGGTGCGGCGCGCGGTGCGGGAGGGGAATGCCGTGTTTTTGATAAAACTTTAATTCTTGCGAAATGATTTTGTAATTCGCTCCGCTTTTTTCGCAGGTGAAAATATCTTTTTCCACCGAAGCATTCACATCCCGAATGGAATCGGGAAGAACCGGCGCTTTGCCCTGATACCCGCCTTTTTCTTTTTGGTTTTTCCACCCAAGCCCGCGTTTTTGAACTTCCTCTTCCGTGAGCGGGAGGTAATCGTGCGCAATGGTTTCGTTGTACGCGTAAGGCGAAAGCGTGCTTGGAAAAAATTCGCCCCATTCTTTGGTTTTTTCCATGTGCGCAATAATTCGCGGCAACAATCCTTCGTATTCGGCTTGCGTGTACTGTTTATTAAAAATGCAATATTCCGCATGCTTAAGGGAAATACAGCCAAAGCAATTTCTGGAAGCTGTCATCAAATCGCAATACAAAAGATCGCTGTTGTTTTCCCACGAATTCGTGCAAAACGAACACGAATGAATGTCTCCGGCGCAGCTCGACATTTCGTAACACATCTCGGCCCGGTCTCCGTAAAAATCCCAATCCATGCAATCTTTAGCATTGATCAGATGAGAAATGAATCGACAATCTTCGCAGTTTTTTACATCGTACGCATTGAAGCAGCGGCGTGAAAATTGAACGTGATCACCCACGACCTCTTCAGATCCCTTGATGTCCAGCGCTTTTCGAGGGTATTTGAGTGAAAATTGAATGAAATCTTGCTTGAGTTTTTGTGCCGCGCTATATGAATCAAAACGCAAGGCTTTGATTTTGGCGTCATAGGCCTCTTTAGTGAGTTGTTTATTGCAAAAATAGTAGGATTTATTTCGCAAATTCACGCATCCAAAACAATCGTGGCATCCGATGCAGTCCCGGCAAAAATAACAGTCGCTACAATGTTCGAGATTAAACCCGTAAAAACAGTGAAAACAGCGAGTGCAATCCGTGACTTCGTAACAGAGTTCGCAATTGAAAAGAAAGAGAAAATCCGCACAGTTTTTGTTGTCAAAAGAATACGCGCCAAAATAGCAGTCTTCATTGCGGTCTGCCGTGAAGGTAAGGTAGCAGTTACGGCTTTGGGCACAGTAACTCGTGTAGTCGCAATTCTCGTTGCTGATCCCATTGATGGCAAGGCGTGGTACGACTTTTTGCAGCTCCGCGAATTGTTCAAAAAACGGGCGGTTGAAATTAAAATCGCGACCATAGGTTTTGGCATCCCACTCATCGCTCCAATACAGTTCTTGGTTGTAAATCGTGAACGGACTGTCCGAATCGTAGAGCGAAATGAGAGGTTTTCCGGTTTTGTCGCACTTACGATGGTAGAGAAAATTGTGATTGCGGAAGCTCAGACGGCGGCGTTGGCGCTCCTCGGGGCAGAGGGTCGGATTTGGCATGCGAAGTTTTTGAAGCATGGCCTGATCTTCGTCCGTGAGAATGAACGGTTTTCCGGTGAGGCGACATTTGAGGGCGATGGGGGGCATAGGAAGAGGGATTAGGAGCTTGGAGTTAGGATTTAGGAGAGAGGGGTAGGTGTTCCCGGAAGTCGCATTTTTAAGGAAGAAATGCCAGCGACTCATGATCCGAGGCATTTCGCTCCCATGCGACGGAGGGAATGCCTGCCCCTCGATCCTAGTCGAGAGAAAAAGTCTGAGGGGATGGCATGATGACAAGGCTTAGTAAACTTGTTTCAAATAGCACTTTTCGCACACCACTTTCTCTGGCCGATCCGGCGCATAGCTCGTTTGGATCGTTTTTTTGCATTGACTGCACGTGCGAGGCCACAAGCGTCGCGGATTGCGCAGAGCCATACGGCGTTTATGCCGACAATCCGGACATTCAACAGGTAACGGTAATTTCATCATACGATAAAACGCCAATTCTTGCGCAATAAGTCGGTAGTTTTTCCCACATTCCGCGCACGTCAAAATTTGTTTGGTGATGTCATCCGAAATCGCCTCAATCGGACGATCCAAAGGGATGCGCGCGCCTTGATAACGATTGCTCACATTTTCGGATTTCCATGTCATCCCCAGTTTCGCGGCATCGGGTTTTGATAGAGGATAATATTCATTCGCAATCGTTTCATTGTAACCAAAAGGCGACAACGAAAACGGGAAAAATTCTCCGTATTCTCCCGTTGTTTTCATATATTCAAGAATGCGAGGAACGAGTTTTTCATACGCTTCTTTGGTGTATTGCTTATTGAGAATGCAGTATTTTTTTCGCTTCAACCCAAAGCACCCAAAACAATTCGAAGAATTCCAACAATATTGGCAATAAAAAAGGTGGTCGCTTTCATAACATTTGGAGCACACCAAGAGCTGGTATCCTAAATTGCAGGCATGCGTTTCATAATGAGATTCCCCTTTAAAAGGTTCAGTTACATCACGGGCCGTGGTCACCTCGCCGCAATCGTAAGCATAGGCGACATCTTGGCAAGCGAAGGTGTAGTAAGAATCAAAAACCGCTTTATTATTGAAAAGATGATCGCCGGTACATCCTTCGGCTTGTAGATTGGTGACGTCTCGATGAAGCGCATTTTTACGCACCTCGGTCCAAAAGCGTTCGGTGAAAGACAGCGTTTGTTGCGGGGTTTTCGGCGTAAATTCTTGGAGCTTTTTCTCGTACTCTTCTTTGGAATAAGGCTTATTTAAAAAGTGGTAATTCTTGTGTCGTAAATTCCAACACCCAAAACAATTTTCACAGCTTTGGCAGTCAAAGCAAAACGCGCATTCCGAGCACGTTGAGCATTCGAAAAGATACGAGGAAAAGGTGCAATTTTTCGCGTTGGTGCAAAAATAACAGCGTTCACAACGTTGGATGGCCAAGCAATCCGTGCAATTTTTGCTGTAAAGATTGTAATTGCTGCAATAAAAAAGGTCTTCGCAATACCCGGAATTGATGCACATGTAACAATTTTTATTGTACGCGGAGTGATTGGTAAAAAGGGAATTTTCACTGCTCATATTCACGATGCAGGGGCGTGGCGCCACAAGGCTGAGCGCTTGCATTTGTTCGAAAAAAGGACGATTGAAATCAAAGTCGCGGCCTGTGGCCAACTCGTCCCAGACATCGCTCCACCACACTTGCTGGTCATAGACGGTGCAGGGCTTTTCCGCAGAGTAAACAGAGATGATTTCTTTGCCGGTTTGATCGCATTTGCGATGGTATAATTTGCGCTCATTGCGGAAGGCGAGGCGGCGTTGTTGGCGACAATTCGGGCAAAGAGTGGGGGGCGGGAGGAGAATTTTTTTACCCTCAAAAGCAGGTGAGATTTTTTCTAAAACCACAAGATCTTCATCTGTGACAACAAAGGCGTTTTGGCAGAGGCGACATTTTTTTTGAAGGGGAGTCATAGGAAATTAGAAATTTTGAATTTTAGATTTGGGAGGGGGAAAAAATACGAAATGCGACACTCGCTTCGCTCGTGTCTGATTATCTCATATTGTAAGTCTTTGTAAACGAACGACATTAAAATTTAATGAATAAATGATGAAATTTTTATGAATTTAAGGTTGAAATACAAGGGAGGAATGGTGTATATTATCTGTAGAAACATTTTTACAACATCCTATGATTTATCCGGATTTTGATCGTTTGGGATTGAGCGAGAGCGAAGGGAAAGTCTATATGGCGCTCTTGGAATTGGGGGGTGGATACGTGAGTACGGTGGCGCGCCAATCTAAGCTTCCGCGGGTCAATTGTTATCACACGCTCGAGAATCTTTTCAAGAAAGGTTTGGTGAATTTTATGACCAAAAACAAGGTGCGTTTTTATTCGGCCGAGCCCCCGCAAAAAATGGTGAACATGCTCGAAGAAAAAACAACCTACGCCCGCAAGTTGTTGCCCGAGCTTTTATCGGTCACCAATGCCCTCGCGTTCAAACCTAAAATCAAATATTTCGAGGGAATGGACGGCGTCAAAACCATCCTCGAAGACACCCTCACGGCCAAGAGCGAAATGCTCGGTTATTCCAATTTGAAAGGCGCGGCGGAATTATTTGGCGATTACATCAAGATTTATGCTCAAAAAAAGATGAAAAAAAGATTAAAAACGCGACTCATTTGTCCGTCCAGTAAAGAAGCGTTTGAGTACACCAAGCGTTATTATCCCACGCAATTTCCAGAGGAACTTATCGAGATTTTATTCATCAACCCACGTGAATTTTGGTTTGAGCACGAGATCATGATTTACGACAATAAAGTAGCCGTGATTTCCCTAAATAAGGAAGAGCTGGTGGGTATGATTTTCGAAAGTCCGGTCTACGCGCGTTCGCAAACCGCTATTTTTAACCTGGCATGGCTCGGAGCCAGCGGGTTTATCGCATTGTAATCAGAGTCGCCACTTCTTGAATGGTTTGATCGAAGTGATGTTGGAGTTGATTTTCGGTAAGGGTTCCCATGTCGGATTTGGCATAAATGCAAAGCGGGAGGAGTAAATCTTTTCGAATATAAAAATAAAGGTACGCACGAAATCCGCCGGATTTACCTTTGTGCATGTCCTTACTTGGAATGCGGATTTTATAAATGGATCGGCCAATGGAAATTTCATTTTTAGGATTGAATCCTTCGATGATTTTTAAAAGATCTCGTTTGACTTGAGGATATTTTTTCTTCAAACGCTTGAGTTGTTTCTTGAAATGTTCGCTGAAAAAGAGGGGCATAAGGATTCCAATTATACGTCTTCAAGTTGTTTTTTGGCAGAGGGGAACCGACTGACATCCAAACGATCGAGAAGTGTATCCAAAACTTGGATGGATTGATCGAGGGAATTTTTTTTGGTGAGTAAATAATATTTAATCAAAAAAGTGATCGTGGAAGTGCGATTCCCAAGGCCTTCTTCTTCTTGAATAAAATCAAGTTCTTGAGGAATTTTTTCGCTGACCTTAAGAATAATGGATGGCATAAAAAGTTAAAATAAATAATATTAATTATATAACTATTATATAAAAAATAGTTATTAAAGTCAATTCAATCGAACAGGCCCTCAAAGATTATTTACAAAAAAATCCCGGCCGATATACTCGTCCCATGGCAACCACTCAATCAACCATAGACTATATTGTGGATCAACTGCAGGAGGCGGGAAATATTTCCGCTCGTAAAATGTTTGGTGAATTTGCGCTGTACTGCGAAGGCCGCGTGGTGGGACTCGTTTGCGACAACACTTTATTTATCAAAATCACGGAACCAGGCAAAATTTTTATTGGAAAAGGCTACAAAGAAGGGTATGCATACAAGGGCGCCAAAGTCTCCATGGTCATTGATGGAGATCAGATTGAAGATCGTGACTGGCTCTGCGAGCTCGTGCGTATCACGGCCGCAAATGTTCCCCTTTTCCAAAGAAAAAATCATGAAAATATCTAAAAACCTGAACCACGACCCTTGGTTTAAGTTGAAAATTTTAGGGGTCCTGATCGCTTTATTGTATTTATTCCTGAGTTGGTACCCGTATATAGGGCGATTCAGTGCCTCGCTCACAACCCCTCATGATTTAAAAACGGTTGTGGATGATTGGATCCCTCTGGTTCCTCAGATCATAAAGATTTATTTGGCGTTGATGTTTTTTCCCATTGCCGGTTTGATTTTTGCTTTTTATAAAAAACTCACCGCACTTGAAGTCGCTGCTTTGTACATCGCACACATCTTGTTGCTGTTTTCTTGTTATGCGATTTATTTAATTTTCCCAACTTCAGCGGAAAGCGTCATGGTTAAGATTAGCGAATGGGATGTGGCGAATAACCCGGCGCTGGAAGCCATTGATTGGCTTTATCGGAGCAGTGTGCCTTACAATTCCTTTCCAAGTTACCATGTGGCGCCGATGGTGTTTCTTTTGATCTTTTTATTTAAAAAATGGAGAACTCTGTTTTGGATAAGTTTGCCTTTGTGTGTCCTGATCTCTGCAGGTGCGGTCCTTACCAAGTTCCATTTTTTTGTGGATGTTCTCGGAGGGATCGCTATGGGAATTTTTGCGTATTATATTTTGTATGAAAAAATAGCGTTAAAATACTTGAATGATTTTGTTCGGGTTGAGAAGGAATGAAATTTTAATAAATCGAGGGTTGTACTGAAAAAGAGCTTGAGAACGCCAAAAAAGGCGGGGCAGGCCCCACAAAATGTTTAAGTGGTGCCGGGAGGCAGGATCGGACTGCCGACACCACGATTTTCAGTCGTGTGCTCTACCACTGAGCTACCCCGGCACAGGCGTTATTTTAGCGAAGGTTGGGGAACGGGGCAACAGGAATTAAAAAAACTGCTCAAAATACAGATGCGAAGGCTCGAATCCTTTTTGTAAAAAAATCGCACGCACATCATCGATCATGCCTTTGCCGCCACACATATAAACGTCCGTGGTTGCAGGATTGAAGGAGACTACAGACAAAAGTGCGGTCACGCGACCACTTGGACCTTTCCAATCCGATGACGGCTGCGACAACGTGAGCGTAAAGTGAAGATTCGGGTGTTGTTTTGCCAATTTTTCAAATTCGCGTTGGTAAAAAATATTTTCCTCGTGCCGTACCCCAAAATAAACGTGCATGGGTCTGGTATCGCCTTGGCTTAAACGATCTTGAATCATGGAGTGAAAGGGTGCAATTCCGGTGCCGGTGGCCACAAAAACAAGGTCGCGATCCGCAGGGGATTTGAGTAAAAAATGTCCAAAAGGTCCCTGGATTTGCAACTCATGCCCAATTTCCCAGGTGTCGAGAATCGGAGTTAAGGTCCCGGTTTTGATGATCGCAATCACAATGTGAAGTTCATGATTTTGTGAAGGCGCACTGGCAATCGAATAGGCCCGACTGATGCGCGCGCCGGTGGCAGGATTTGTCGCATAAATCAGCACAAATTGGCCGGCTTGAAAATCGAGGGTCGTAAGTTCGATGAGCTCAAAAACAAACTCGCGCACCTCGGGAGTGAGCGTGATTTTTTGCTTGAGCCGAGCTTGAAACATTGAGGGAAGTACCATGAGTAAATTTTACACGGAGCAGAGCAGCCCCGCAACGTCAGCCCGGGCACGCTCCGCATTGGTTGCATTTTTCAAGGCCTCCTTTAATATACCCGCATGAGCATCCTCAACGATTTGGTTTCACGCCTGGTTCTCTTTTTCTCCAATTTGGGAGAAACGTTTTGGAATCACCTCAGCCTGTCCCAATATTCTTTTTGGCAAACCGCCATTGATGTTTTTTTGGTGGCCATTATTTTTTATTGGCTCATCACCTTGCTCAAAGGCACCCGCGCGGTCCCGATTTTGACCGGACTTTTTGTGCTCGCGTTGCTGTACGCCATTAGCGACCGTCTTGATCTTCTCGCTGTGAATTGGATTTTAAGCCGCGCTTTTCCCGTGATGTTGCTGTCCATCCCGATTATTTTTCAACAAGAACTCCGTCGCGGCCTCGAGCGCCTCGGGAAAACGCATTTTTTTGAACTCGAAATCGAATCCACGGACCGCATGATCAGCGATTTGGTGGAAACCTGTCAGCTGTTGGCCAAAGAACGCCACGGTGCGCTCATTGTGCTCGAACGCGACACCAAACTTGAAGAATACATCGAAACAGGAAAATTATTGGATTCCATGATTTCCAAGGAATTATTGCTCAGCATTTTTAATCCGCGTTCCCCGCTTCACGACGGAGCCGTGATCATTCGCGAACGTCGAATTGTGGCTGCGGGCTGCGTTTTGCCACACACATTCAAACAATATGAGGGTCGGTTTGGCACGCGGCATAAAGCCGCGATCGGGTTGTCGGAAAATTCCGATGCGGAAATCATCATTGTTTCCGAAGAGCGAAAAACCATTTCATTTGCCAAAGACGGGCAGTTGGAGGAGGTCACGGCCGAGCAACTTCAATCGCATTTGGAAAAAATTTATAAAGCCAGACAACACTCCCCACGCACGAAGCAAAGCGAAGTGCGCTCCCCAGTTCCTTGCATCTCCAGCGGAGCGAAGGGAGCTTTCCCTCCCCCCGTATCCTCAAAAAAACCTAAAAATCGCCGTTCCGCCTAATGGATCATTTTTTATGAAAAATTTCCTACTCAAAAATTGGCACGTTAAAATTTTGTCGCTCATCGCAGCCTCGGTGTTTTGGTTTTTTGTATTGAGCAGTGTGAGTACGTTTTTTGTGTACCCAACGGCATTGCCCATTGAGACGTTCAATGTGCCGGAAAATCTGGCGGTGGTGAATGCGCTCGGCGATGCCACGTTCACCGTGCGGGCGGATCAGGAAATTTATAAAAATCTTACTTCCGATAATTTTACCGTGTATGTGGATTTGAAGGGATTGGTTGCCGGAGAGCAAACCGTAAATGTATCCGTGAATTCCAAGAAAACCGATGTGGGAGTCGTAGCCATTGATCCGATTCAAGTGGTCGTGGTGTTGGAAGAACTTCAAACCAAAGAAATTCCGATCGAGTTTGAATTGCAAGGAAAGCCTGATTCCAATTATACGGCCGAGTGGGCAATGTTGCCCGATTTGGAGATCGAAGTGAGTGGAGCGGAAAGTGTTGTGGAAGACGCGGAAAAAGCCGTGGCTATCTTGATATTGACCGGCACTGAAACCGAGGACGTGTCGCGCATGGTTGAAATCAAGGTGTACAACGCGAAAGGGCAAGAATTGGGTCAGGTCACAACCAACCCTAAAACAGTGGAGTTAGACGTTACGATTGAGCCCGCGGAAGCGGTAAAAACCGTGGGAATCAAAGTGAACACCGAAGGGGAAGTGGACGGCTATATCAGTCAGATTCAAACAATCCCCGATGTGGTGCAAATTCAAGGAGATGCGGATCTGTTGGAAGATATTGATTATCTTGAAACAGAACCGATTTTTATTGAGCCCGGGCAAACAAAAATCACCGCTCGGGCCGAGTTGATACTTCCCGATGGCGTGAGTTTGGGAGAAGGGGAGTCGTCATTTGTTGAAGTGGAAATCGAAGTCGCACTTATCCAGACGCCAACAAATCTTGAAAATAATGTACTGGAGATTTCTTTACCCAGTCACGGAGCGTTAGCGGAGTGAATTCCCCCCCCCCCCCCCCATAAATCCTAACTTCAAACCCCTAATTCCTGCATCATGCCCCTTCACTGCCTTCCCATCCATGCGCCAACCATGGCTTTGCTCGAGCAACGTTTACGGACCGAAGCCGACGATGCGGATGTGATTGAAATTCGACTCGATTGTATTCGCGATGTGCGTTTGGCTGAGATTTTTTTCGAAAAAGATCCCATAAAAAAACCGTTTTTGTTTGTGAATAAAGCACCGAGCGAAGGCGGATTGTTTTTGGGAAGTGAAGAAGAACGTGTGGAAATGTTGGAGGAAATGATCGAGCGGGGAGCGCAGTATGTAGACGTATCGATCATTACCGACTTGAAGCTCATCAAGC
The genomic region above belongs to Candidatus Gracilibacteria bacterium and contains:
- a CDS encoding FAD-binding oxidoreductase — encoded protein: MVLPSMFQARLKQKITLTPEVREFVFELIELTTLDFQAGQFVLIYATNPATGARISRAYSIASAPSQNHELHIVIAIIKTGTLTPILDTWEIGHELQIQGPFGHFLLKSPADRDLVFVATGTGIAPFHSMIQDRLSQGDTRPMHVYFGVRHEENIFYQREFEKLAKQHPNLHFTLTLSQPSSDWKGPSGRVTALLSVVSFNPATTDVYMCGGKGMIDDVRAIFLQKGFEPSHLYFEQFF
- a CDS encoding helix-turn-helix domain-containing protein, translated to MVKLSADQLKISKETSQEKSQKRDFPFLSVGQEHLLNLSYFELEQKNFEVRALRLEGKTSEDVREEFMSYLEKEKGIKAVTVFFSDLEGRFHALDYNKKFLLNAEDNLTFDGSSIHGFTIQKESDLRLTIDWTTFRWAPADLFGPGKVLVFANVMDKDGTRYEGDFRGKLDTYCSKLRTEQGITVNVATEVEGFLFKGLKAEQTYEEQTRFELATMSGYFNSLPQENLHLFIDKLAEVQRVLAFDNEKDHPEVAPSQFELNFRYAPALDAADEVQLYKLLARQVANSMGCTASFLPKPVAGVNGSGMHTNISLSQNGKNIFYDAKGKEKLSETAHRFITGILYYANDLCLVIAPSVNAYRRLDPHYEAPNEIKVSPTDRGSMIRIPIGNEKSARIEVRTVAPDVNPYLTVYALLKAGMAAVHATPKELKTMEAEVYEGDVKKLPGEIYTAMANFMGSDFMKEMMGSTNHSKYLSLKEAVADRSPRQLGRHIKSGEILYHHEVTNQYLWKQFGSMNFKEIFIALGLNEKEAKVYLATLELGPSATSDIALRAKLNRVTTYTILEKLVQKGFIHTLLQEKVRCFSAVDPDTLRDLYRERYNNLKQALPDLRRLHGKTMHPRVRYYEGLEGIKRIYADTLTSKTEILNYADSKGIRQFWPNYDEEYVKERVRKKIYLRGIAPDDEYGCAVAAENKKKHREIRLVPRNQIEFANEINIYDDKVSIISFSKDELIGMIIESKEIANTQRAIFKMAWAFAKARSSKS
- a CDS encoding CdaR family protein, with protein sequence MKNFLLKNWHVKILSLIAASVFWFFVLSSVSTFFVYPTALPIETFNVPENLAVVNALGDATFTVRADQEIYKNLTSDNFTVYVDLKGLVAGEQTVNVSVNSKKTDVGVVAIDPIQVVVVLEELQTKEIPIEFELQGKPDSNYTAEWAMLPDLEIEVSGAESVVEDAEKAVAILILTGTETEDVSRMVEIKVYNAKGQELGQVTTNPKTVELDVTIEPAEAVKTVGIKVNTEGEVDGYISQIQTIPDVVQIQGDADLLEDIDYLETEPIFIEPGQTKITARAELILPDGVSLGEGESSFVEVEIEVALIQTPTNLENNVLEISLPSHGALAEGIPPPPPHKS
- a CDS encoding phosphatase PAP2 family protein, yielding MFPFSKEKIMKISKNLNHDPWFKLKILGVLIALLYLFLSWYPYIGRFSASLTTPHDLKTVVDDWIPLVPQIIKIYLALMFFPIAGLIFAFYKKLTALEVAALYIAHILLLFSCYAIYLIFPTSAESVMVKISEWDVANNPALEAIDWLYRSSVPYNSFPSYHVAPMVFLLIFLFKKWRTLFWISLPLCVLISAGAVLTKFHFFVDVLGGIAMGIFAYYILYEKIALKYLNDFVRVEKEGNFNKSRVVLKKSLRTPKKAGQAPQNV
- the cdaA gene encoding diadenylate cyclase CdaA, producing the protein MSILNDLVSRLVLFFSNLGETFWNHLSLSQYSFWQTAIDVFLVAIIFYWLITLLKGTRAVPILTGLFVLALLYAISDRLDLLAVNWILSRAFPVMLLSIPIIFQQELRRGLERLGKTHFFELEIESTDRMISDLVETCQLLAKERHGALIVLERDTKLEEYIETGKLLDSMISKELLLSIFNPRSPLHDGAVIIRERRIVAAGCVLPHTFKQYEGRFGTRHKAAIGLSENSDAEIIIVSEERKTISFAKDGQLEEVTAEQLQSHLEKIYKARQHSPRTKQSEVRSPVPCISSGAKGAFPPPVSSKKPKNRRSA
- a CDS encoding TfoX/Sxy family protein, with the protein product MATTQSTIDYIVDQLQEAGNISARKMFGEFALYCEGRVVGLVCDNTLFIKITEPGKIFIGKGYKEGYAYKGAKVSMVIDGDQIEDRDWLCELVRITAANVPLFQRKNHENI
- the mutY gene encoding A/G-specific adenine glycosylase; amino-acid sequence: MKKISTNDIRFLQRALLRWFTLNQRDLPWRHTYAPYDVWISEIMLQQTQVKTVLPYFERWIKTFPTIQSVASAQEEKILKLWEGLGYYSRARNLQKAAQKIVKNHHGKFPENYEDILALPGIGRYTAGAIASIAYNQPQPILDGNMIRVIARLLAEKRNTRKPQLQAQFWAIAKSWIPAKDARNFNQAMMELGALVCTPKSPDCKNCPLKKQCHAYALDLAESLPNRGKSQKKVEIKVVAAILVKKTIRASSLIFIQKRPQQGLMGGLWEFPGGKVKPKESLKDALCREIREELGIEISNLRPFLNIKHSYTKYNVDFHTFLVDCTGEKIKQKEEIDHAWVPIEKLSKLPFPAANVKVIKALVKGKIETISHRVNSICCKNFRQK
- a CDS encoding helix-turn-helix domain-containing protein; the encoded protein is MIYPDFDRLGLSESEGKVYMALLELGGGYVSTVARQSKLPRVNCYHTLENLFKKGLVNFMTKNKVRFYSAEPPQKMVNMLEEKTTYARKLLPELLSVTNALAFKPKIKYFEGMDGVKTILEDTLTAKSEMLGYSNLKGAAELFGDYIKIYAQKKMKKRLKTRLICPSSKEAFEYTKRYYPTQFPEELIEILFINPREFWFEHEIMIYDNKVAVISLNKEELVGMIFESPVYARSQTAIFNLAWLGASGFIAL